From a single Ignavibacteria bacterium genomic region:
- a CDS encoding prolipoprotein diacylglyceryl transferase: protein MHPVIHLFSGFALNSYSLLATIGAVAFAVVCYLEAKRLSFPIESYWRLFFLVGIFAMLGAKLSYAVFFDTERFLQHPVDTFLNTGWMFYGAFIGGYAALFTGRALFNFSLSNALDGMSYGGIFGLGIGRLACFLGGCCGGLPTDSIFGVTFPGGKCAVHPTQLYESIFAFLLFGFITFTRKKFRFDGYQISAVAIGYGLFRFTVEFFREDSLIPGFQPLTPSQYISMALILTGTVIMLVKKRKNV, encoded by the coding sequence ATGCACCCTGTAATACATCTATTTAGCGGTTTCGCGCTCAATTCGTACTCACTGCTCGCCACCATCGGAGCTGTAGCATTTGCTGTGGTTTGCTACCTGGAGGCAAAGCGGCTTTCTTTCCCGATCGAGTCCTACTGGCGGCTCTTTTTCCTGGTTGGAATTTTCGCCATGCTGGGAGCGAAGTTGAGTTATGCTGTTTTCTTCGATACTGAGAGGTTTTTGCAACACCCCGTCGATACTTTTCTGAACACAGGCTGGATGTTTTACGGAGCATTTATTGGGGGGTATGCGGCACTTTTTACAGGCAGGGCATTATTCAACTTTTCACTCTCTAACGCTTTGGATGGAATGTCGTATGGCGGGATTTTTGGACTCGGAATTGGCAGACTTGCATGTTTTCTCGGTGGCTGCTGCGGTGGTCTTCCGACAGATTCCATTTTTGGTGTCACCTTTCCCGGAGGTAAATGTGCAGTTCATCCCACGCAGTTATATGAATCAATATTTGCTTTCCTCCTCTTCGGCTTTATCACCTTCACAAGGAAAAAATTCCGGTTCGACGGATATCAGATATCAGCAGTTGCAATCGGTTACGGTCTGTTCAGATTTACAGTCGAATTTTTCCGTGAGGACTCACTTATCCCGGGATTTCAACCCCTCACCCCTTCACAATACATTTCAATGGCCCTCATACTTACAGGGACTGTCATCATGTTGGTTAAAAAGAGAAAAAATGTTTGA
- a CDS encoding Abortive infection protein AbiEii, which yields MTRKTEPKNKIASFKARLLEIARERKIDYNSLLRLYFQERFIDRISKSKYSGSFILKGALLFLTYEMKHFLNHVSP from the coding sequence ATGACGAGAAAAACTGAGCCCAAGAATAAAATAGCTTCTTTTAAAGCGAGACTGTTAGAAATTGCAAGGGAAAGAAAGATCGATTACAATTCCCTGTTAAGATTGTACTTTCAGGAAAGGTTCATCGACAGAATTTCAAAATCCAAATATTCGGGCAGCTTTATATTGAAAGGGGCTCTACTTTTCCTGACTTATGAAATGAAGCATTTCTTAAACCATGTCTCACCATAG
- a CDS encoding metallophosphoesterase yields MKPGYKLYFSLLILPALVLTGCKSDSPNGPAVNPTLVSSNIALSKDAGDPPVNNSVETVELTFSEALDTAGLTSLVKVFKIDSTGNPVKLPAYIALDQFNKAIIRIKTAPVQKFPDGMEYKIEIDGALKAKTGTPLGANYNGYFATNRTFTFLGDPTLNSLRTQVVVISDIHLGMDNSFAECNANRAALVSFLTKIKNSPNVKELVIAGDLIDQWFVPMEYQPPTSEAAFVDAIAANNQAVMDAFKAIIAEGQIKLTYAPGNHDILVTAADVERILPGINQARGSVQGIGEYKTGLQNEIIVEHGHKYNLFVAPDPISNRNITGNTTSILPPGYFFTRIATSSVVQGKPVSPNVWPDITYDKNDPMQELLYLYYQTWKSILVTLPIKQKFSDKVMTTNIDGFTANYSVNDILPQVNPTTGKLEVALFDNMLATWDQRQTMNGVKVKTPVKDAIILANDSHLTDNQSKYQYFDTDGSIRIVIFGHTHEARILTFKNLNGKKTIYANSGTWIDHSLAHPGMIFTVVNEAGAGSPLSIVNNYQYSANGTVTQWETAQAITK; encoded by the coding sequence ATGAAACCAGGATACAAATTATATTTCTCATTGTTAATTCTCCCCGCTTTAGTTTTGACGGGATGTAAATCGGACTCGCCCAACGGCCCCGCAGTTAACCCGACCCTCGTAAGTTCCAATATCGCCCTCTCGAAAGATGCCGGTGACCCCCCTGTAAATAATTCTGTAGAAACAGTTGAATTAACCTTTAGCGAGGCACTTGATACTGCCGGCTTGACTTCCCTGGTAAAAGTTTTCAAAATTGACTCCACAGGTAATCCTGTTAAACTGCCGGCATATATTGCTCTCGATCAGTTTAATAAAGCTATCATTAGAATCAAGACCGCCCCTGTACAAAAATTCCCCGACGGTATGGAGTACAAAATTGAAATTGATGGTGCTCTGAAAGCTAAAACAGGCACTCCTCTCGGTGCAAATTACAATGGCTACTTCGCAACAAACCGCACATTCACATTCCTTGGCGACCCGACTCTGAATTCACTTAGGACTCAGGTGGTGGTCATAAGTGACATTCATCTCGGAATGGATAACAGTTTCGCGGAGTGTAACGCCAACCGCGCCGCCCTTGTCAGTTTCCTGACAAAAATAAAAAACTCACCCAATGTGAAGGAACTTGTTATCGCTGGTGACTTGATCGATCAGTGGTTTGTTCCCATGGAATATCAGCCACCAACATCCGAAGCAGCATTTGTTGACGCCATCGCAGCCAACAATCAGGCAGTAATGGATGCCTTTAAGGCAATAATTGCAGAAGGACAGATCAAACTGACTTACGCTCCCGGCAACCACGATATTCTGGTAACTGCCGCCGATGTGGAAAGAATTCTGCCCGGAATCAATCAGGCGCGCGGTTCTGTTCAAGGAATAGGCGAGTACAAAACGGGACTGCAAAACGAAATTATCGTCGAACATGGTCATAAATACAACCTCTTCGTCGCCCCCGATCCAATTTCGAACAGAAACATTACCGGCAACACCACTTCAATTCTCCCTCCGGGATACTTCTTTACGCGAATCGCCACATCCTCGGTAGTCCAGGGGAAACCTGTATCACCGAATGTCTGGCCCGATATCACCTATGATAAAAACGACCCGATGCAGGAGTTGCTCTATCTCTACTATCAGACATGGAAATCGATTCTTGTTACCCTGCCAATCAAGCAGAAATTTTCAGACAAGGTAATGACCACGAACATCGACGGATTTACAGCCAATTATTCAGTCAATGACATCCTCCCACAGGTTAATCCAACAACCGGGAAGCTGGAAGTGGCGCTTTTCGACAATATGCTTGCAACCTGGGATCAGAGACAAACCATGAACGGAGTCAAAGTAAAAACACCCGTAAAAGACGCCATTATTCTTGCAAACGACAGTCATCTTACCGACAATCAGTCGAAATATCAATATTTTGATACAGACGGCTCGATAAGAATTGTAATTTTTGGTCACACCCATGAAGCACGGATTTTAACCTTCAAAAATCTTAACGGTAAAAAGACCATCTATGCGAATTCGGGCACATGGATAGATCATTCACTGGCACATCCCGGGATGATATTCACCGTGGTTAACGAGGCAGGTGCCGGTTCACCACTCAGCATCGTTAACAATTATCAATATTCCGCCAACGGTACTGTAACCCAATGGGAAACAGCACAGGCAATCACCAAGTAA
- the citF gene encoding citrate lyase subunit alpha translates to MEMIKNAAGRLVPTEVNGQKRIPYKGIGQHKPDGFKAKPPIRTCADYPADGNKLLPNLRIALEKAGLRDGMTISTHHHLRNGDVVTNLLFDTIKEMGIKNIRWFPSASFPCHDHLIPYLEDGTISHIEGSMNGPLGRFTSYGKMNGVGVLRSHGGRYQAVQDGEVHIDIAVIASPTADPFGNANGVTGRAACGLLGFALADSEYADRVIVVTDNLVPFPCIPWQIQGNNVDFVVEVESLGDASKIVSGTTEITKSPDRLLIAEYVAKFIELSGIMKDGFSFQAGAGGTALAFAMFLKERMKETGIKARFIRGGSTKYLVQMLEEGLVDYILDGQTFDLEGVRSMRENPGHVNTSPFTSYNYHGKGNFASILDAVVLGATEVDVNFNANVVSHSDGLLLHGIGGWQNCLFSKCSILAIPSFRDRIPVILDEVTTICAPGELVDVIVTERGIAINPRREDLLKAVEGKGLPIRKIEDIRDEVYQIVGGPPQKPVLDKDKVVAIVNWVDGTVLDSVYKVVG, encoded by the coding sequence ATGGAAATGATTAAAAATGCTGCCGGAAGGCTCGTTCCAACCGAAGTCAACGGACAAAAAAGAATCCCTTATAAAGGAATCGGACAGCACAAACCTGATGGTTTCAAAGCAAAACCACCGATCAGAACTTGTGCTGACTATCCTGCCGATGGCAACAAACTTTTACCGAATCTTCGTATCGCTCTCGAGAAAGCGGGATTAAGGGACGGGATGACAATTTCAACCCACCATCACCTCAGAAACGGTGATGTGGTTACGAATCTTCTTTTTGATACCATCAAGGAGATGGGTATAAAAAACATTCGCTGGTTCCCCAGTGCCTCGTTCCCGTGTCATGATCATCTTATTCCATACCTTGAAGACGGCACCATCAGCCACATCGAAGGAAGCATGAACGGTCCTTTGGGCAGATTCACTTCTTATGGAAAAATGAACGGTGTCGGTGTTCTTCGCTCACACGGTGGAAGATACCAGGCTGTTCAGGACGGTGAAGTGCATATCGATATTGCAGTAATTGCATCACCAACTGCAGATCCCTTTGGAAATGCGAACGGTGTTACGGGGAGGGCAGCATGCGGTTTGCTCGGTTTTGCCCTTGCTGATTCGGAATATGCCGACAGAGTTATCGTGGTTACTGATAATCTTGTGCCGTTTCCTTGTATCCCATGGCAGATTCAGGGAAATAATGTCGATTTTGTCGTAGAAGTGGAGTCACTTGGCGATGCTTCAAAAATTGTTTCGGGAACCACGGAAATTACAAAATCACCCGACAGACTCCTCATTGCTGAGTATGTCGCTAAATTCATCGAGCTTTCAGGAATAATGAAAGACGGATTTTCGTTCCAGGCAGGTGCCGGCGGTACTGCCCTTGCTTTCGCCATGTTCCTGAAAGAACGGATGAAAGAGACCGGGATAAAAGCCCGGTTTATTAGGGGCGGAAGTACAAAATATCTTGTACAGATGCTTGAGGAAGGACTCGTGGATTATATCCTCGATGGACAGACTTTCGATCTTGAGGGTGTGCGTTCGATGAGAGAAAATCCGGGTCATGTGAACACTTCACCATTTACCAGTTACAACTATCACGGGAAGGGTAATTTCGCCTCGATCCTCGATGCCGTTGTTCTTGGTGCTACGGAAGTGGATGTGAATTTTAATGCAAATGTGGTATCTCATTCAGATGGTTTGCTGTTGCATGGAATTGGTGGCTGGCAGAATTGTCTCTTTTCGAAATGTTCCATTTTGGCAATTCCTTCTTTCAGAGACAGAATACCGGTGATTTTGGATGAGGTTACAACCATATGTGCTCCCGGAGAGCTTGTCGATGTGATCGTGACAGAACGCGGAATAGCGATAAATCCAAGACGGGAAGACCTCCTCAAAGCTGTTGAGGGAAAAGGTCTGCCGATCAGGAAAATCGAAGATATCCGTGATGAGGTTTATCAGATTGTTGGTGGACCACCCCAGAAGCCCGTCCTCGATAAAGACAAGGTAGTCGCTATCGTCAACTGGGTGGATGGGACAGTGCTCGATTCTGTTTACAAGGTGGTCGGTTGA
- a CDS encoding HpcH/HpaI aldolase/citrate lyase family protein — translation MESNKSQSHTVTESQSNSFSAGKRGTSVRSDCWIQISKNLEDGAASPSFNIKSKVGNLYGNAIRQQLDELATFFDLKNVEITIEDAGALPFVIAARFEAAVKRMNSEVTSEYLMPFLHEDIKPTAKNRLRRSRLYLPGNEPKFFVNAGLHGPDGIILDLEDSVAPDEKDAARYLVRNALRSVDFYGCERMVRINQLPMGLEDLKYIIPAKVNLILIPKVEEASQVLEVEKEVEAIKKLHGITDDIWFMPIIESARGAINAYEIAKASPLVCSLAIGLEDYTADIGAERTLEGTESFWARMQVVNAAKAAGVQAIDSVFSDVGDMDGLVKSTLESKSFGFEGKGCIHPRQIQPIHTAFAPTSKEIEKAMKIVLAFEDALSKGLAAVSIGTKMIDPPVVKRAQRVIELALLNGLIEKDWMVNHGND, via the coding sequence ATGGAAAGTAACAAGTCACAGAGTCACACAGTCACGGAGTCACAGAGTAACTCTTTTTCGGCGGGGAAGAGAGGCACTTCGGTTCGATCTGACTGCTGGATTCAGATATCTAAAAATTTGGAGGATGGGGCCGCTTCCCCGTCCTTCAATATCAAATCCAAGGTCGGAAATCTTTACGGCAATGCTATAAGACAGCAACTCGATGAATTGGCTACATTTTTTGATCTCAAGAATGTGGAGATTACTATCGAGGATGCAGGTGCACTTCCTTTTGTAATTGCTGCACGGTTTGAAGCTGCGGTGAAGAGGATGAATTCTGAAGTCACCTCCGAATATCTGATGCCTTTTTTGCACGAGGACATTAAACCAACCGCCAAAAACCGGCTCAGAAGAAGCAGACTTTACCTTCCCGGAAATGAACCTAAATTTTTTGTGAATGCCGGACTTCACGGACCCGATGGAATCATTCTCGATCTTGAAGACAGCGTTGCTCCCGATGAAAAAGATGCTGCGAGGTATCTTGTAAGGAACGCACTCAGAAGTGTCGATTTTTACGGTTGTGAACGGATGGTAAGAATCAATCAACTTCCAATGGGGCTCGAGGATTTGAAATATATTATTCCCGCCAAAGTAAATCTGATATTGATTCCGAAAGTCGAGGAAGCTTCGCAGGTTCTCGAAGTTGAGAAGGAAGTGGAGGCGATAAAGAAACTTCACGGAATTACAGATGACATCTGGTTTATGCCGATAATCGAGAGTGCAAGGGGTGCCATAAATGCTTATGAAATCGCAAAAGCCTCCCCGCTCGTTTGTTCCCTTGCCATCGGGCTAGAGGACTACACAGCTGACATTGGTGCTGAGAGGACTCTCGAAGGAACCGAAAGCTTTTGGGCGCGGATGCAGGTGGTTAATGCCGCCAAAGCAGCCGGAGTTCAGGCGATCGATTCCGTATTCTCGGATGTGGGTGACATGGACGGACTTGTAAAATCAACTCTCGAGTCAAAATCTTTCGGTTTTGAAGGGAAGGGTTGCATTCATCCAAGGCAGATTCAACCGATTCATACCGCTTTTGCCCCCACCTCAAAAGAGATTGAAAAGGCTATGAAAATTGTTTTGGCATTCGAGGATGCTCTCTCAAAAGGGCTCGCTGCGGTCTCCATTGGTACAAAAATGATCGATCCACCGGTTGTTAAAAGAGCTCAAAGAGTTATTGAACTTGCACTTCTAAACGGATTGATTGAAAAAGACTGGATGGTGAACCATGGAAATGATTAA
- a CDS encoding DUF1579 domain-containing protein has protein sequence MKKTILFLTVVLSFISFAQTDAEMKAYMDYLTPGPMHKHLAESVGNWDYTLKTWGDPAAQPTVDKGTSKGEMILGGRYFQMTHDGTAWGMPFNAIQLLGFDNAKQEFLGFWIDNMGTGFTCSSGKMDFTKPYLEMFGTFVDPLIKKDVKFRSVLKSSDIDHFTIQMHIDKDGKEMLFWETSYSRRK, from the coding sequence ATGAAAAAAACGATTCTTTTTCTTACCGTCGTACTCTCCTTCATTTCTTTCGCTCAAACCGATGCGGAAATGAAAGCATACATGGATTACCTGACACCCGGTCCGATGCACAAACACCTAGCTGAAAGTGTCGGGAACTGGGATTACACCCTGAAAACCTGGGGTGATCCCGCAGCTCAACCCACGGTTGATAAAGGTACTTCAAAAGGCGAAATGATCCTCGGCGGCAGATATTTTCAGATGACCCACGATGGAACTGCCTGGGGAATGCCGTTTAATGCTATCCAGCTTTTAGGTTTCGATAATGCAAAACAGGAATTTCTTGGTTTCTGGATCGACAATATGGGGACCGGCTTCACTTGTTCATCGGGTAAAATGGATTTTACCAAACCTTATCTGGAGATGTTTGGCACTTTCGTCGATCCCCTCATAAAAAAGGATGTGAAATTCAGATCTGTACTGAAGAGCAGTGATATTGACCACTTCACTATTCAGATGCACATCGACAAAGACGGCAAGGAGATGTTATTCTGGGAAACGAGCTACAGCAGGAGAAAATAA
- a CDS encoding ATP-binding protein, translating into MKNLPLGIQNFAKLRGDESVYIDKTAFIVPLIENYNYVFISRPRRFGKSLFISTLEEFFRGNRELFKDLDIYAYDKWDNYPVIRIDFSQTSNLNAEVFQKSLSKRLYTIAEENGIDLSESIETEILPDLIESLYEKFNKRVVILIDEYDKPITDHFTDHEKADANRDVLRNLYSPLKGLDSKIRFMFFTGVSKFAKLSLFSGLNQISDITLDSKFSTLFGYTQEELESSFKEHIDQSAKKFDVPKELLLQEMKLWYNGYSWDGKNFLYNPFSILNFFSDSNFRNFWFTSGSPNFLIKLIAAKDYDISSFQNTLAVETSFDNIGTGPVSLTNLLFQTGYLTIKSSYLDNFRQVFRLDFPNFEVKDSLFSYLFADASSTDSDSVTAGISTLRNALITEDFDSFLNILKSLFAQIPSNLHIPQEKFYHSLFIMVMYMSRIQMESEVNTNIGRIDGVIEFPDKIYIIEFKYNLPPEDGLNQIKQKKYYEKYLTSGKRLILIGVSFTREEITMVVG; encoded by the coding sequence ATGAAAAATCTTCCTCTCGGTATACAGAATTTTGCGAAACTTCGCGGTGACGAATCTGTTTATATTGATAAAACGGCTTTTATTGTCCCTCTGATTGAAAACTACAATTATGTCTTCATATCCCGTCCGAGAAGATTTGGGAAATCTCTTTTTATTTCAACTCTGGAAGAATTCTTCAGAGGGAACAGAGAACTTTTCAAAGACCTGGATATTTATGCATATGATAAGTGGGACAATTACCCGGTCATTCGGATCGATTTTTCGCAAACTTCCAATTTAAACGCTGAAGTATTCCAAAAGTCCCTTTCAAAACGACTCTATACAATCGCCGAGGAGAATGGCATCGATCTTAGCGAGTCCATTGAAACTGAGATATTGCCAGACCTCATCGAATCACTCTATGAAAAATTCAATAAACGGGTGGTCATTCTTATCGATGAGTATGATAAACCTATAACAGATCACTTTACTGATCACGAAAAAGCCGATGCCAACAGAGATGTGCTGAGAAATCTGTACTCCCCGCTAAAGGGCCTGGACAGTAAAATTCGATTTATGTTTTTTACCGGGGTAAGCAAGTTTGCCAAGTTATCCCTGTTCTCCGGCTTAAACCAGATTTCCGATATTACCCTGGATTCAAAATTCTCCACCCTTTTTGGGTATACACAAGAAGAGCTTGAGTCATCCTTTAAAGAACATATTGACCAATCTGCAAAAAAGTTTGATGTTCCCAAAGAGCTACTCTTACAGGAAATGAAATTGTGGTACAACGGTTACAGTTGGGACGGAAAAAACTTCCTCTACAATCCGTTCTCAATTCTTAATTTCTTTTCCGATTCAAATTTTAGGAATTTCTGGTTTACATCAGGCTCGCCAAATTTCCTGATAAAACTCATAGCTGCCAAAGACTACGACATCTCCTCTTTTCAGAATACCCTGGCTGTCGAGACTTCATTCGATAACATCGGAACGGGTCCCGTTTCCCTTACAAACCTTCTGTTTCAGACAGGATATCTTACAATAAAATCGAGCTATCTCGATAATTTCAGGCAGGTTTTCAGACTCGATTTCCCAAATTTCGAAGTGAAGGACTCCCTTTTCAGCTATCTTTTCGCTGATGCATCTTCCACCGATTCTGATTCTGTGACCGCCGGCATTTCAACTCTGAGAAACGCCCTGATAACTGAAGATTTTGACTCATTTTTAAACATCTTAAAATCCCTTTTTGCACAAATTCCATCAAACCTCCACATCCCGCAGGAAAAATTTTACCATTCCCTGTTCATTATGGTCATGTATATGTCCCGTATTCAGATGGAATCGGAAGTGAATACAAACATCGGAAGAATCGACGGAGTAATAGAATTTCCTGATAAAATCTACATCATCGAATTCAAATACAACCTCCCCCCGGAAGATGGTCTTAATCAGATCAAACAAAAGAAATATTATGAGAAATACCTGACCTCGGGTAAGCGGTTGATTTTGATCGGTGTCAGTTTTACCCGGGAAGAGATTACCATGGTGGTAGGGTAG
- a CDS encoding metallophosphoesterase, which translates to MKNRIKYLAALVVLSAMLTTTFSNNLPGEPVKALTIVKSNVEVSENIANPPVNNSVEVVQLTFSEALDKATLQGGVKLFRIDAKGIASEVPCYLRTDYYNPAILAINTKPVQKFADGVEYKIEVSGNLKSKSGATMGGGSSLYFATNVEPAFSGSKKEVKRNKIVVISDIHLGMDSKFAEINKNFPNLVDLVTKVGNSPDVKELVIGGDLMDQWFIPMNYKTPADEAAFVDAIAANNKPFVDAIVAIIKEGKIKVTYAPGNHDLTVKDSDIARVFPGINQARGSVQGLGEYVTGDKNSIVIEHGHKYNFFCAPDQISIRKTTKNTTSIMPPGYFFTRIATSSIVEGKPKTENSFPLYNVDKNDPEQLLLNYYYMTWKGILETLPVKEKFTEKVIVTNIDGMNDTYAMSDVIPQYNAKTGKFSVNVYDGLVTSWEKRQEMNGVKVKNSAADAILGANDDDLTDFQAKLQYFDADPSKRIVIFGHTHKAKVVPFENLKGQKTIYANSGTWIDHSLNYPNSTFVVVTEGGNDSPLTFVNLYQYTGNGSVTQWGTAQAITH; encoded by the coding sequence ATGAAAAATCGAATTAAATATCTGGCAGCACTTGTTGTTCTTTCTGCAATGCTGACGACAACTTTCTCAAATAATCTGCCCGGTGAGCCGGTCAAGGCACTGACTATAGTGAAATCCAATGTGGAAGTGTCGGAAAACATTGCCAATCCGCCTGTCAACAATTCGGTGGAAGTTGTGCAACTTACCTTCAGCGAAGCACTTGACAAGGCTACACTTCAGGGAGGTGTAAAACTTTTCCGGATAGACGCAAAAGGGATAGCATCAGAAGTGCCCTGTTATCTTCGGACAGATTACTACAATCCGGCAATATTGGCTATAAATACTAAACCGGTACAAAAATTTGCCGATGGTGTGGAGTATAAAATTGAAGTAAGCGGGAATCTGAAATCAAAATCGGGAGCGACTATGGGTGGAGGCTCCTCACTCTATTTCGCAACCAATGTTGAACCTGCCTTCTCCGGATCAAAGAAGGAAGTGAAGAGAAATAAAATTGTCGTGATCAGCGACATTCACCTCGGAATGGACAGCAAATTCGCCGAGATAAACAAAAACTTCCCTAACCTCGTTGATCTTGTAACAAAAGTTGGAAATTCTCCCGATGTGAAGGAGCTGGTGATCGGTGGTGATCTTATGGATCAATGGTTCATACCGATGAACTACAAAACTCCCGCAGATGAAGCTGCCTTTGTGGATGCAATTGCTGCCAACAACAAACCTTTTGTTGATGCTATTGTTGCAATCATAAAAGAAGGAAAAATTAAAGTTACCTATGCACCCGGTAACCATGATCTCACTGTGAAAGATTCAGATATCGCCAGGGTTTTCCCGGGTATCAATCAAGCCCGTGGATCAGTTCAGGGCCTTGGAGAGTATGTTACTGGAGACAAGAACTCAATTGTGATTGAGCATGGACACAAGTATAACTTCTTCTGCGCCCCTGATCAAATTTCAATCAGAAAAACCACAAAGAACACCACATCGATAATGCCTCCGGGATACTTCTTTACCCGTATCGCAACTTCCTCGATTGTAGAGGGAAAACCGAAAACAGAGAACTCGTTTCCGCTCTACAATGTCGATAAAAATGATCCCGAACAGTTGCTTCTGAATTACTATTATATGACCTGGAAAGGGATTCTTGAAACGCTCCCTGTCAAGGAAAAATTCACTGAAAAAGTAATCGTCACCAATATCGATGGCATGAATGACACTTATGCAATGAGTGATGTAATCCCTCAGTACAACGCAAAAACGGGTAAATTCTCCGTTAATGTTTATGACGGACTCGTTACTTCATGGGAAAAACGGCAGGAAATGAATGGTGTGAAAGTTAAAAATTCCGCTGCAGATGCAATTCTCGGTGCAAACGATGACGATCTTACCGATTTTCAGGCAAAACTTCAATATTTTGATGCAGACCCCTCCAAAAGAATCGTTATTTTTGGACATACACATAAAGCAAAGGTTGTGCCTTTTGAGAACCTCAAAGGACAAAAAACGATTTATGCCAATTCCGGCACATGGATCGACCACTCCCTCAACTATCCAAACAGTACATTCGTGGTTGTTACCGAAGGCGGCAACGATTCACCCCTTACTTTCGTGAATCTCTACCAGTACACCGGCAACGGATCCGTAACCCAATGGGGAACAGCTCAGGCAATCACTCACTAA
- a CDS encoding type IV toxin-antitoxin system AbiEi family antitoxin domain-containing protein, translated as MIDYLAFNNGYARMKDLKERGIHPREIKKALEDGLIDKVKPGLYKLIDFPWDENSSFVDVYRSNNKAVVCLTSAIEYYGLTTFNPTRISIALPENARLNKIFYPPVKVYYFRDIVYQTGIEKISSKSGEFLIYSVEKTLADLFRYQQKIGDDIVLESLKNYMSSKNRDIALLWRVAEKCGALKRIKDYMKAFTI; from the coding sequence GTGATAGATTATCTGGCTTTCAATAACGGCTATGCTCGAATGAAGGACCTGAAAGAAAGAGGAATTCATCCTCGGGAGATTAAAAAAGCCCTTGAGGACGGACTTATCGACAAGGTAAAACCGGGACTTTACAAACTTATCGATTTCCCGTGGGACGAGAACTCCTCATTTGTGGATGTTTACAGGTCTAACAATAAAGCTGTTGTTTGCCTTACTTCCGCAATTGAATATTACGGACTGACCACTTTCAATCCAACTCGCATCTCGATTGCTCTGCCTGAAAATGCCCGCCTGAATAAAATTTTTTACCCTCCTGTAAAGGTATATTATTTTCGTGATATTGTTTACCAAACAGGTATCGAGAAGATTAGCTCTAAAAGTGGAGAGTTTCTCATCTATTCCGTTGAAAAGACACTCGCCGACCTTTTTAGATATCAGCAGAAAATCGGAGATGATATTGTTCTCGAATCTCTGAAAAATTACATGTCAAGCAAGAACAGAGATATCGCACTGCTCTGGCGTGTAGCTGAAAAATGCGGTGCGCTTAAAAGAATCAAGGACTATATGAAAGCATTTACAATATGA
- a CDS encoding response regulator transcription factor → MNRIRVVMADDHPVFIQGLMTILKQEKNIEVLGQASDGRTALTMVHKYKPDVAILDVQMPEPDGLQLVELLNAEQNPIKIIILTMYKEESIIKKVLDLGVKGYVLKENAIDDIIDSINIVYNGGIYLSDTVSEIIRNSEGNLISGPVQVLTPSEKKIMDLIGEGKSSKMIADELFVSIKTIDNHRSNICKKLGITGTAALIKYALSKNR, encoded by the coding sequence TTGAACAGAATCAGAGTTGTAATGGCTGACGATCACCCCGTTTTCATTCAGGGGCTGATGACGATCTTAAAGCAGGAAAAAAACATTGAAGTGTTAGGTCAGGCGTCCGACGGCCGAACCGCTCTGACAATGGTTCATAAATATAAACCTGATGTGGCGATTCTCGATGTTCAGATGCCTGAGCCGGACGGACTGCAACTGGTTGAGTTGTTAAATGCAGAACAAAATCCGATAAAAATAATCATCCTTACCATGTACAAAGAGGAATCGATCATTAAAAAAGTGCTTGACCTTGGCGTGAAGGGTTATGTGCTCAAAGAGAACGCGATAGATGATATAATCGACTCGATAAACATTGTTTATAACGGTGGTATCTACTTGAGCGATACCGTCTCTGAGATAATCAGGAACAGTGAAGGCAACCTGATCTCCGGGCCTGTTCAGGTGCTTACTCCTTCGGAGAAAAAAATAATGGACCTGATCGGGGAGGGTAAATCGAGTAAAATGATCGCTGATGAACTTTTTGTCAGCATAAAGACGATCGATAATCACAGAAGCAACATCTGTAAAAAGCTTGGTATCACCGGCACAGCAGCTCTCATAAAATACGCCCTCTCGAAAAACCGCTAA